A genomic window from Vigna radiata var. radiata cultivar VC1973A chromosome 2, Vradiata_ver6, whole genome shotgun sequence includes:
- the LOC106755866 gene encoding methylsterol monooxygenase 2-2 yields the protein MASLVQSSWQFLITHFSEFQLACLGTFFLHEGVFFLSGLPYMMLERSRWLSKYKIQEKNNSPAAQKKCISGLILYHFGVNLPVMIISYPLLKRMGMQISLPLPSWKIILTQIIFYFILEDFVFYWGHRILHTKWLYTNVHSVHHEYATPFGLTSEYAHPAEILFLGFATIIGPVLTGPHLMTLWTWMTLRVLETVEVHCGYHFPWSLSNFIPLYGGADFHDYHHRMLYTKSGNYSSTFTYMDWIFGTDTGYKNLKASKKAGAESSSHQKKQHSGTNVLGSMQKVLISN from the exons ATGGCTTCCTTAGTTCAATCTTCTTGGCAG TTTTTGATCACACATTTCAGCGAATTTCAACTGGCCTGTCTGGGTACTTTCTTTCTGCATGAAggtgttttctttttgtctgGACTTCCTTATATGATGCTGGAAAGGTCAAGGTGGCTCAGCAAGTATAAGATTCAG gaaaaaaataatagccCTGCAGCTCAGAAAAAATGTATCAGTGGTTTGATACTGTACCATTTTGGTGTCAATCTACCTGTTATGATAATTTCTTACCCTTTACTTAAGCGCATGGGTATGCAGATCAGTCTTCCATTGCCATCTTG GAAAATCATTTTAACCCAAATAATCTTCTACTTCATATTGGAGGATTTTGTATTCTACTGGGGACACAGGATATTGCATACCAAATGGTTGTACACAAATGTGCACAGTGTTCACCATGA ATATGCTACACCATTTGGACTTACTTCTGAATATGCTCATCCTGCTGAGATACTCTTTCTTGGATTTGCTACCATTATTGGTCCTGTTCTCACTGGTCCTCACTTAATGACTCTCTGGACATGGATGACTTTGAGAGTCCTGGAGACAGTTGAGGTGCATTGTGGCTACCATTTCCCATGGAGTCTTTCAAATTTCATTCCATTGTATGGGGG AGCTGATTTCCATGACTATCATCATCGGATGCTGTATACCAAATCTGGAAACTACTCCTCAACCTTCACATACATGGACTG GATTTTCGGAACTGACACAGGGTACAAAAACTTGAAGGCATCCAAGAAAGCAGGAGCTGAAAGCAGTAGCCATCAAAAGAAACAGCATTCAGGTACAAATGTTCTTGGGAGTATGCAGAAAGTGTTGATATCCAACTAA